The Amblyraja radiata isolate CabotCenter1 chromosome 26, sAmbRad1.1.pri, whole genome shotgun sequence DNA window gattgtttgtgccttctttagtgaagacagaaccaaaaagtacttgtttaacttttctgccatttccttgtttcccattataaattcaccggcctctgactgtaagggacctacattcgtcttcactaatcttttcctttttacatacctaaataaacttttacagtcagtttttatattcctcgcaagctttctttcatgctctcccccccccccccctcttaattaacccctttgtcttcctctgttgagtttctcccagtcctctggtttgccgcttcttctggccaatctatatgcctcttccttggatttaacactatccttgacttccctcgtcagccacagtTGAGCCACCTTCccggttttattttttcgccagacagggatgaacaatctcTGGAGTTCATCCTTGCGGTCTTtaaattgcatctccactgtcaaccctttaagtataatttgccagtctatcctagccgattcccgtctcataccttcaaagtccccTTTATTCATGTTCAGGACCCtggtctctgaattaactgtgtcactctccatcctaatgcagaattctaccatattatggtcactgttgcccaaggggccttgcacaacaagatcgctaactaatccttcctcattacacaatacccagtctaggatggcctgccctctagtcggttcctctacaaattggtttaaaaacccatcccgtatacattccaggaaatcctcgtcctcagcactgttaccaatttggttggcccaatctacatacaatatatatatttacatatatttttaatatataaagtatattttgaacttTGGAAAAAAAGGCTGTGCTGTAAAAACATTCAGTGTGTTGCTACAAGGACTAAGATAAACTGACAGAATGAGAAGAGGACAGAGCgacattgaggataggacacactcacctgaacagcacattaaaaatattgggaaaacaccctactgggctgtgtgaggaatgccatcaaccagaaacagttcagcacgCCCTAGTTGCATgcaggagatatgagacagaaagaggatttatgatcattgaaatgaggaaaattggattgacagaaatatcagtaaagaacattctagagtgtggagggaaaggaaaaggaataaagttgttgtttgatttcttgagggcctctgggcttataaaaaggatctaatataaagacatgagtactgtggaatgaagccagaaggtggcaggaatgcaacattgcggatgccggctgccgtaaaactccaaagaagaagaagaagtaggacAGAGCGACAAAGCTGCTGCCACTCTGCTCCAGTGACAGCTTTGATCCTCTtcctggatgctgtctgtgtggagtttgcctattctctgtgactgtgggtttccttGACTTGTTGCAGATTTAGGTAGTTAAATGCCAATTTTAGTGGCGTTATTTTGTTCAGACGTAGAAGGTCATGAGAGAACTAGTTCGGTTTTTCCCAACAAGCTTACAGCTTCACTGTCACTCGGTATTCCCCATTGTTTATTTCTAAAGTTCAATTTTTTAAATGACTTTGGTTTCTCAGAATGACTAGTgcatagatcataagatcatgtgataggagcagaattaggccattcgatccatcaagtctactccgccattcaatcatgggtgatcaatctctccctcctagccccattctcctgccttctccccataacctctgacacctgtacaaattaagagtctatctatctctgccttaaatatatccactgccttggcctccacagctttctgtggcaaataacAGATTTACCACCATAATGTAATGCTACAGTGGTTGTTTCCATTGTACTCTGTGCCTGGATATGGAGGAAGTGCTGCATTGTGCAAAACATACCTCATTGCTTTGCCTTGTTAGCTGCCAGTAGCAAAGAGACAGGTCTCTCTGCAGGCCTCAAAAGAAGCTGCCAAAAAGGACTCAACAACCCCTGTAGAATGGATTTCTACCACTATTAGTTTTGTTTGATGAAAACTAATATCTTAAATGTTTAACAAAGCACAATTAAGAAAGTAAATGAATTATCATAAACAAACTTTATAAAAAATAATACAAAAATACGAGAATAACTATATACATACACagtataaaaaaatattttctttgagGAGCATTATCTTGTCGAGCATTAAAATCTCATACCAAAAGAAAAAAAGTTTTGACATTAAGACGTCAGATATTTTCAATCCATTATTTCCAGAAATTACTCAGAAGTCTGCAAAATATGCATGCATTTAGTTGCATATGTTCACGCACTAAAACTTGCTCTCAACTATTTAACGTTATAATTGACAAATCAGGTAGATTCACTGCTTTTTCAGCCATTAAATCACCTCCGCACGGGGTAATGTTTATTTTCTGAAGGTGGAAACTCCACTTTGACTTAAGCCAGTTTCACAGATGATAAATTGGCAAAAGGCAGGCTTTACctggcactttgtgtatttttctgtaaaccagcacctgcagatcttTATGTCTACAGTTGTATCCAATTCCTGATTCCcatcccaaaacccattttggtaaACACGGTGAAATagtgacctgcagatgctggtttacacaaaaggacactccacacaagtgctggagtaactcaacaggtctggcagcatctctggagaacaggtgggtagatgatgtttcgggtcgggaagttCTCGTGTACATGATCGATATTCTGTCCAAGTCCTCCTGTTCCAAACTGACCAGACATGTAAATCCCGAAGATaaactcaaaaatgctggagtaactcagcgaggcaggcagcatctctggggagaaggaatgggtgacgtttcagatcttcAGACAACATTCTCTGTTTTATCTCGGATTCCGCAGTAttttggagacacgaggaacagTACATGGAGCTTGGGTTGCTGGTGGCGCCCACTTACCGGGAGATACCCCGGCGGACGGCGCTCAGTTCCTGGAGCAGCTCAGTTTAATGGAGAAGACCAGGTCCGTCGCGTAGGCCAGGAGGTTGATGCTGAGCAGCACGGTGGACATCAGGCACACTTTCCAGCCGCAGTCCGTCACCCCGGACGCCGTGGCCGCCTGCCGGCTGAGGCGGAAGGTCCAGACGACCAGCGCGGCGCCGTAGGTGAGGGCTCCGAGGGCACTGGCGGCGGCGAGGAGGCGCTCCCTCGGCACCGGGCAGCAGGCCCGACACTCCAGCGCCGTCACCACGGCAACCAGGCTGAGCAGTGCGCAGGCGCCGAGCGCCGCCGCCGCGCCCCCCCACAGCGCGGGGGAGGCCGGGAAGGCGCCGGTCGCCATGGGGACGGAGAGGCCGCAGGCTACGTTCAGCTGCACCACCTTCAGCAACCCCGGGCCCGTGGCCATGTAGCTGGCGGGCCGGCCGCGCCGCGACACACACACCTCGGCCGCGTACGCCACCACGGCCAGGCAGCAGCAGGCGGTGGCGGCCGCGTGGTAGGAGCAGGGCCGGCGGCTCCAGTCCGTATGCCGCAGGCACGGCGCGGCCTGTCCGGCGCCCACCGCCAGCAGCGGGTAGGTGAGCGACGTGGTCAGGTTCATGAGGCCGCAGAAAGCGGCCAGCGCCACCGACAGGTTCTTCCAGGTCGGCGGGAAGAGGCTGTGCAGCTGAGTGAACTCGATGACGAACACGACGAGGGTGGAGGTGAAGGAGATGCACCAGGTGGTGATGGCGAACGCGGTGAAGCCGGCGTCCGTGCCCGGGTTGCCGCCCGCCGTCTGCGACAGGCCCAGAGCCGAGCAGGTAAAGAGTATCTGCAGCAGCCGCGCCACCGCCTTGGGTGAGATCAGCTCACTCGGGTCGCTGAACCTCACCGGCATCTCCACCGGCTGGCACGACGTCTCCCTGGCCAAAGCACCGCTGTCCAGCAGCACCGGGTCTGCGAGAATGCAGCGAGCAAGTCACCAACACATGCGAAGTGACCCCGTTGCATCCTCGCTTGCAGTAGGTATTGGGGGAGGCGGGGTGCACACATTTCCTGTCTCTACGCAGAGCAGAAGAACAATATGATTACCTGATGTGAAACTACCTACTTCCAAACCGCAACAACAGCGCTGCAAGTCACAGGAAGAAGTTGACAAACCACCACTTGCGAGGCGAGTGTATACTTTCAAACATTTAGGGTGGTTATATCACAGCTTACTGTAGCAGTTTGGTTCACAACCCTtgacaactggagtaactcaacgagtcagacagcatctctggagatgttccctttctccagagatgctgtctgactcagttTCAGAGGtcttttgttgtcacgtgtaccaattaaggtacagtgatactcgatttaccatgcagccatactaaaaagCAACAAGAAACACAactagtcagtctgaagaagggcttcggcccgaaacgttgcctatttcctttgctccatagatgctgttgcacccgctgagtttctccagcatttttgtgtacctaagaaacACAACTACtcggattcctcactgtgatggaaggcaaaatagtccaatcttcttcctctgtgCAGGGAGTGcaaggtcaattcccgggatggcgggactgtcatatgctgagagaatgaagcagctgggcttgtacactctggaggttaaggataaaaggggatcttattgaaacatataaaggtttggacatgctggaggcaggaaacatgttcccgatgttgggggagtccagaaccaggggccacagtttaagaataaggggtaagccatttagaacggagacaaggaaacactttttctcacaaagagttgtgagtgtgtggaattttctgcctcagagggtggtggaggcaggttctctggatgctttcaagagagagctggatagggctagcggagtcaggggatatggggaaaaggcaggaacggggtactgattgaggatgatcagccatgatcacattgaatggcggtgctggctcgaagggccgaatggcctactcctgcacctattgtctattgtcttcattCTCCCATGGtctgggcagtcaaaccatccgcagtcggggcgatcaaagctccctcagccggcggtcgaagctcccgtggcttggagttccccgaaatcggtctctgaccagagaccgcaacctccacagtgttaaagtcggcgggcacccacggttggagctctgaggtcgatccctggccaagggatcgcgagctccgtgatggtaaggctCCCCGCGATGGAGCTCCCGGccgatctccagcaaaggccgccaactcttcgatgttaggccgcagtgcagacggatatACAATACgggaaaaaatcacatctccatcgtggtaagagattagaaaaagtttcctccaactc harbors:
- the LOC116987862 gene encoding myeloid-associated differentiation marker-like; the encoded protein is MPVRFSDPSELISPKAVARLLQILFTCSALGLSQTAGGNPGTDAGFTAFAITTWCISFTSTLVVFVIEFTQLHSLFPPTWKNLSVALAAFCGLMNLTTSLTYPLLAVGAGQAAPCLRHTDWSRRPCSYHAAATACCCLAVVAYAAEVCVSRRGRPASYMATGPGLLKVVQLNVACGLSVPMATGAFPASPALWGGAAAALGACALLSLVAVVTALECRACCPVPRERLLAAASALGALTYGAALVVWTFRLSRQAATASGVTDCGWKVCLMSTVLLSINLLAYATDLVFSIKLSCSRN